Part of the Terrisporobacter glycolicus ATCC 14880 = DSM 1288 genome is shown below.
GTACTGAGATATTACATTTACAATATCACATCTGTTTTTAACTTCATCTATTAAATCTCTCATATTATTCATATTTTCACCCTCTGGTGTATTATTCGTAACATTTCTATTTTACATTAAATTTTTCATTTGTCAAATACTATTATACATAATTCGACTTTTTTTGTTAATACCCTTCTTTTTTTTATTACTTTTTATAACTTTTTTCAAGAATATATATTTTTATTTTCACACCTTAATTTCTTTCATTTGTCGAATTGCACTATAAAATATGTTTTTTTCAAATATTTCAATTCATGTTTTATAATGTTTTGTTTATTTAATAAATTTATATTCTTTCTCCTTGACAATTTTAATTATTTTGGATTCGATATTTATAGTATTAAAATAAATCTAAAAATTATGTGATTTTATTAAAAATAAAAGCATTTGATTATAAATCAAATGCTTTTATTTTTAATATTCACTTTTCAAATGTATAATTTTCAAATTCCTCAAAGTTATTTAATATTCTACCTTCTTCATTAATAAATATATGTGTCAAATTGAAACTCATTTCTTTATTTACAGTAGATTTTATTACATTCATATTTCCTTTTAAATATTTTTTAAAATCTTTATATAAATCATCATCAATGTAATAAATATATACATTTTTAAACTTTTCAAACTTTTTTAATATATGCTTATAGTTTCTATATTCAAATGCTGTAAGTATGATATTTCCCTCATAAGATAGAGTTTCTGGTATATCCATTAATCCTGTAGTTACTATATTAACCTCTAATCTTTTTTCTAACGCAAAATTTACTATTTCATCTAAATCTTCATAGAAAAACGGATCTCCACCTGTAAAATATACCTTTTTTATGCCCAAATTACATAATGAATCTATTATTCCTATCCAGCTACTACAAATTAGTTCTTTTTCTATATTATTATATGGAGTACATAAGCATAAGTAATTTAAATATTTTCCACAATTTTTGCATCCTCCGCTACATATATTATTTAACTTAATATGAGCTGTTAAAGTATCTTTCTCATTTAAATATAAATACATATAACCTCCTATTTAATCACATGTATATTTTATTCTTCTGAAAGAACAAGTTGTGGCCTAACTAAATAATTATCTTTTTGTTCTAGAATTTGAGAACTTATAATATATTCTGGTCCATCACTTGTATTAAATGAAAAATAATTTTCACCTATATTAACTTCATTCATTATATAAGTTGGTGCATATCTAATAATTATTCTAGTGATATATGATGGAGGACAATGTAAGGTATCTTTAAACCCTCTTTCATATTTTTCAGGCAATATAACTGAACCTTCATATAAATCATCTAAATCCATAGGTTTTAATACTTTATTTTTTTCATATTTTTCTTTGCATTTATCTTTATTAACTTTTTGTCTTTCAACAATTTGAAAATTAGCTAAATGTATGTGTAAGCATACATTATCATCACATAGGTTTATAAATTCCCATAAAAAAGTTGAACCAACTTTGACTATAATATCTGGAGGGTTTGTATATATGTCATTATTTATAAAATATCCATCTTTGCATTC
Proteins encoded:
- a CDS encoding radical SAM protein — encoded protein: MYLYLNEKDTLTAHIKLNNICSGGCKNCGKYLNYLCLCTPYNNIEKELICSSWIGIIDSLCNLGIKKVYFTGGDPFFYEDLDEIVNFALEKRLEVNIVTTGLMDIPETLSYEGNIILTAFEYRNYKHILKKFEKFKNVYIYYIDDDLYKDFKKYLKGNMNVIKSTVNKEMSFNLTHIFINEEGRILNNFEEFENYTFEK